Proteins encoded by one window of Primulina huaijiensis isolate GDHJ02 chromosome 1, ASM1229523v2, whole genome shotgun sequence:
- the LOC140975084 gene encoding lysine-specific demethylase JMJ29-like isoform X2, with protein sequence MDLNFPAEENEAPCSAEEEKMETLYLVEEKMVGETLRKELEDGREESRCLIEEENLGVGENLEALQKVVENGGEETKEKEEVKLGERGGMEIDDLVDKRECGKKRGKRRKEEKIGNFSGNEDCKADGASFMNYDVFSPREPRKSGLLAKEKIEKAVRNENLYDSEVERKQRKNRKKKRSHAGRKMCVKSEPSDSEMVKVEKAEEKPKRGLKRKRREKKNEENDDRDVVDEKIEKKGSHAKGQGRKPLEQGEEEKGEEKYNEGAQNSDKGDHSLRSKNVKTNGALKRKGLKKIDENGNEIESNMCHQCQRNDKGRVVRCTRCITKRYCVPCMTRWYPRMSEEDFAKACPVCCKNCNCKSCMRLVGPIRTLKNLELEYDNEEKMLYAKYILRMLLPFLIRFHAEQASEKEMEAKIQGLPASEIEPLKSDCKMNERIYCDNCKTSIVDFHRSCPRCSYDMCLTCCRELRDGFLRGGDKGVVMHYTKQELCYMHGELETSCHEANETDLLDLDGATSVNNRTCGEVTDTMTRDAIEFKHEWKCMDTGAIQCPPHQMGGCGEGILELKHIFPNNHVSELLLKVEEIAQTQNLENTPQNFEQECSCFNFVGENTDRNKLRKAAARKNSEDNFLYNPVAKDQHTDLMHFQWHWSKGEPVIVSDVLETTCGLSWEPMVMWRAFRQITNVKHKQLLDVTAISCLDWCEVDINVHHFFKGYSEGLFDSRDWPEILKLKDWPPSNLFEERLPRHGAEFLSCLPFKEYTHPRSGYLNLAVKLPKECLKPDLGPKTYIAYGFAPEFGRGDSVTKLHCDMSDAVNVLTHCESVTIKPKNLKAIRKLRKKHAAQDKRELYGESWTLNATFDKQQPSDSEPSRLSEKASSQVFEGSNSRNKAIKSAASNLAKRNTKNEKLDEKVCIEIHMEEQRDSNVEDLICLNVGKNGADTSDKQDHITEACSINESDGKCCIAEEMMKNNNAEVFDGDQHELLESSESVENDQTKECRKDDNGASVSGNVLECFGDNEGALWDIFRRQDVPKLEEYVKRHYKEFRHIYCNPLPQVVHPIHDQTVYLTKEHKRRLKEEYGIEPWTFVQKLGDAVFIPAGCPHQVRNLKRAQTNSGTSAEI encoded by the exons ATGGATTTGAATTTCCCGGCGGAAGAGAATGAGGCTCCGTGTTCGGCGGAGGAGGAAAAGATGGAAACTTTGTATTTAGTGGAGGAAAAAATGGTTGGGGAGACTTTACGGAAAGAGTTGGAAGATGGAAGGGAGGAAAGTCGGTGCTTAATCGAAGAGGAAAATCTCGGCGTGGGAGAAAATTTGGAGGCTTTGCAAAAAGTGGTGGAAAATGGGGGGGAGGAAACGAAAGAAAAGGAAGAAGTGAAACTTGGGGAGAGAGGGGGAATGGAGATTGATGACCTAGTGGACAAGAGAGAGTGTGGGAAGAAGAGGGGTAAGAGACGGAAAGAAGAGAAAATTGGGAATTTTAGTGGAAACGAGGATTGCAAAGCAGATGGGGCTAGTTTTATGAACTATGATGTTTTTAGCCCGAGAGAACCGAGGAAGTCTGGTCTGCTGGCGAAGGAGAAAATAGAGAAAGCAGTTCGGAATGAGAATCTATATGATTCAGAAGTTGAGAGAAAGCAGAGAAAGAACCGGAAGAAAAAGAGGAGTCATGCGGGAAGGAAAATGTGTGTGAAAAGTGAGCCCAGCGACAGTGAGATGGTGAAAGTGGAGAAAGCCGAGGAGAAGCCAAAAAGGGGCCTGAAGAGAAAGAGGAGAGAGAAGAAAAACGAGGAGAACGATGACAGGGATGTGGTAGATGAAAAAATCGAGAAAAAGGGTAGCCATGCCAAAGGTCAGGGGAGAAAGCCATTGGAACAGGGAGAAGAGGAGAAAGGAGAAGAGAAATACAACGAGGGAGCGCAAAATAGTGATAAAGGAGATCATTCTCTTCGATCTAAGAATGTTAAAACCAATGGTGCACTGAAGCGCAAGGGTTTGAAGAAgattgatgaaaat GGGAATGAGATAGAGTCTAACATGTGTCACCAGTGCCAGAGGAATGATAAAGGGAGGGTTGTACGTTGTACTCGATGTATAACAAAGCGTTACTGCGTTCCTTGCATGACTCGGTG GTATCCTCGGATGTCGGAAGAGGATTTTGCTAAAGCTTGCCCTGTTTGTTGTAAGAATTGCaattgcaagagttgcatgCGACTGGTTGGGCCAATTCGG ACATTGAAGAATTTGGAATTGGAATATGATAATGAAGAGAAGATGCTCTATGCTAAATACATTTTGCGAATGCTTCTGCCCTTCTTGATACGATTTCACGCAGAACAAGCATCTGAGAAGGAAATGGAGGCCAAGATACAAG GGTTACCAGCCTCAGAAATCGAACCTCTGAAATCGGATTGTAAGATGAATGAGCGAATTTACTG TGACAACTGCAAAACATCTATTGTTGATTTTCACCGAAGCTGCCCACGATGCTCGTATGACATGTGCCTCACTTGTTGCCGGGAGCTTCGGGATGGATTTCTACGCGGAGGTGATAAAGGAGTAGTCATGCATTATACCAAACAGGAACTTTGTTATATGCATGGTGAATTAGAAACATCTTGTCATGAAGCTAATGAAACGGATCTTCTTGATTTAGATGGTGCTACTTCAGTAAACAATAGGACTTGTGGGGAAGTGACTGATACTATGACCAGGGATGCTATTGAGTTCAAACATGAATGGAAATGTATGGACACAGGTGCCATCCAGTGCCCACCCCATCAGATGGGTGGCTGTGGTGAAGGGATTCTTGAACTGAAGCACATCTTTCCTAATAATCATGTCTCTGAGTTGTTGCTGAAAGTGGAAGAAATAGCCCAAACTCAAAATCTTGAGAACACCCCCCAAAATTTTGAGCAGGAGTGCTCGTGTTTTAATTTTGTTGGTGAAAATACTGACAGGAACAAATTGCGCAAAGCCGCAGCTCGAAAAAACTCAGAGgataattttttatacaatCCAGTAGCGAAAGACCAGCATACTGATTTGATGCATTTTCAATGGCATTGGTCTAAAGGTGAGCCGGTGATTGTCAGTGATGTGCTCGAAACTACGTGTGGTTTGAGCTGGGAGCCTATGGTTATGTGGCGAGCCTTTCGACAGATTACAAATGTTAAACATAAACAGCTACTTGACGTTACTGCTATTAGTTGCTTGGACTGGTGTGAG GTTGATATAAATGTACACCATTTTTTCAAAGGGTATTCAGAGGGTCTATTTGATTCTAGAGATTGGCCTGAGATTCTTAAGTTGAAAGATTGGCCTCCATCTAACTTGTTTGAGGAGCGGTTACCTCGCCATGGTGCCGAGTTTCTCAGCTGCTTGCCTTTCAAGGAATACACACATCCTCGCAGCGGGTACTTAAATCTCGCTGTTAAACTTCCTAAGGAATGTCTGAAGCCGGATTTAGGACCAAAGACATATATTGCTTATGGATTTGCTCCGGAGTTTGGACGGGGTGATTCTGTCACCAAACTGCACTGTGATATGTCTGACGCT GTGAACGTGCTGACCCATTGCGAATCAGTCACCATTAAACCCAAGAATCTCAAGGCAATAAGAAAACTGCGAAAGAAGCATGCTGCCCAGGATAAAAGAGAATTGTATGGAGAGAGTTGGACATTAAATGCAACGTTTGATAAACAGCAACCCAGTGACAGTGAACCATCCAGGCTGAGTGAAAAGGCATCATCACAGGTCTTTGAGGGTTCTAATTCAAGGAATAAAGCTATTAAATCGGCAGCTTCTAATCTTGCAAAAAGAAACACTAAGAATGAAAAACTAGATGAGAAGGTCTGCATTGAAATTCATATGGAAGAACAGAGAGACAGTAATGTAGAGGACCTGATATGTCTCAATGTAGGAAAGAATGGAGCTGATACCTCAGATAAGCAAGACCATATCACTGAGGCTTGCTCTATCAATGAATCTGATGGAAAATGTTGCATAGCAGAGGAAATGATGAAAAATAACAATGCTGAGGTATTTGATGGTGATCAGCATGAGCTGTTAGAATCTTCTGAAAGTGTTGAAAATGACCAGACGAAAGAATGTAGAAAAGATGATAATGGTGCTTCAGTTTCAGGAAATGTATTAGAATGTTTCGGAGACAACGAGGGTGCTCTCTGGGATATTTTTAGGAGGCAGGATGTACCGAAATTGGAGGAATATGTGAAGAGGCATTACAAGGAGTTCAGGCACATCTATTGCAATCCTTTGCCTCAG GTTGTCCATCCCATTCATGATCAAACTGTTTACTTGACAAAGGAGCATAAAAGAAGACTTAAGGAGGAATATG GAATCGAACCATGGACATTTGTTCAAAAACTAGGCGATGCAGTTTTTATACCTGCTGGCTGCCCACATCAAGTCAGGAATTTAAAG AGAGCACAAACAAATAGTGGGACGAGTGCGGAAATTTGA
- the LOC140975084 gene encoding lysine-specific demethylase JMJ27-like isoform X1, which translates to MDLNFPAEENEAPCSAEEEKMETLYLVEEKMVGETLRKELEDGREESRCLIEEENLGVGENLEALQKVVENGGEETKEKEEVKLGERGGMEIDDLVDKRECGKKRGKRRKEEKIGNFSGNEDCKADGASFMNYDVFSPREPRKSGLLAKEKIEKAVRNENLYDSEVERKQRKNRKKKRSHAGRKMCVKSEPSDSEMVKVEKAEEKPKRGLKRKRREKKNEENDDRDVVDEKIEKKGSHAKGQGRKPLEQGEEEKGEEKYNEGAQNSDKGDHSLRSKNVKTNGALKRKGLKKIDENGNEIESNMCHQCQRNDKGRVVRCTRCITKRYCVPCMTRWYPRMSEEDFAKACPVCCKNCNCKSCMRLVGPIRTLKNLELEYDNEEKMLYAKYILRMLLPFLIRFHAEQASEKEMEAKIQGLPASEIEPLKSDCKMNERIYCDNCKTSIVDFHRSCPRCSYDMCLTCCRELRDGFLRGGDKGVVMHYTKQELCYMHGELETSCHEANETDLLDLDGATSVNNRTCGEVTDTMTRDAIEFKHEWKCMDTGAIQCPPHQMGGCGEGILELKHIFPNNHVSELLLKVEEIAQTQNLENTPQNFEQECSCFNFVGENTDRNKLRKAAARKNSEDNFLYNPVAKDQHTDLMHFQWHWSKGEPVIVSDVLETTCGLSWEPMVMWRAFRQITNVKHKQLLDVTAISCLDWCEVDINVHHFFKGYSEGLFDSRDWPEILKLKDWPPSNLFEERLPRHGAEFLSCLPFKEYTHPRSGYLNLAVKLPKECLKPDLGPKTYIAYGFAPEFGRGDSVTKLHCDMSDAVNVLTHCESVTIKPKNLKAIRKLRKKHAAQDKRELYGESWTLNATFDKQQPSDSEPSRLSEKASSQVFEGSNSRNKAIKSAASNLAKRNTKNEKLDEKVCIEIHMEEQRDSNVEDLICLNVGKNGADTSDKQDHITEACSINESDGKCCIAEEMMKNNNAEVFDGDQHELLESSESVENDQTKECRKDDNGASVSGNVLECFGDNEGALWDIFRRQDVPKLEEYVKRHYKEFRHIYCNPLPQVVHPIHDQTVYLTKEHKRRLKEEYGIEPWTFVQKLGDAVFIPAGCPHQVRNLKSCIKVALDFVSPENVEECIRLTEEFRILPQNHRAKEDKLEVKKMALHAIRQAVKDLGGSLRSN; encoded by the exons ATGGATTTGAATTTCCCGGCGGAAGAGAATGAGGCTCCGTGTTCGGCGGAGGAGGAAAAGATGGAAACTTTGTATTTAGTGGAGGAAAAAATGGTTGGGGAGACTTTACGGAAAGAGTTGGAAGATGGAAGGGAGGAAAGTCGGTGCTTAATCGAAGAGGAAAATCTCGGCGTGGGAGAAAATTTGGAGGCTTTGCAAAAAGTGGTGGAAAATGGGGGGGAGGAAACGAAAGAAAAGGAAGAAGTGAAACTTGGGGAGAGAGGGGGAATGGAGATTGATGACCTAGTGGACAAGAGAGAGTGTGGGAAGAAGAGGGGTAAGAGACGGAAAGAAGAGAAAATTGGGAATTTTAGTGGAAACGAGGATTGCAAAGCAGATGGGGCTAGTTTTATGAACTATGATGTTTTTAGCCCGAGAGAACCGAGGAAGTCTGGTCTGCTGGCGAAGGAGAAAATAGAGAAAGCAGTTCGGAATGAGAATCTATATGATTCAGAAGTTGAGAGAAAGCAGAGAAAGAACCGGAAGAAAAAGAGGAGTCATGCGGGAAGGAAAATGTGTGTGAAAAGTGAGCCCAGCGACAGTGAGATGGTGAAAGTGGAGAAAGCCGAGGAGAAGCCAAAAAGGGGCCTGAAGAGAAAGAGGAGAGAGAAGAAAAACGAGGAGAACGATGACAGGGATGTGGTAGATGAAAAAATCGAGAAAAAGGGTAGCCATGCCAAAGGTCAGGGGAGAAAGCCATTGGAACAGGGAGAAGAGGAGAAAGGAGAAGAGAAATACAACGAGGGAGCGCAAAATAGTGATAAAGGAGATCATTCTCTTCGATCTAAGAATGTTAAAACCAATGGTGCACTGAAGCGCAAGGGTTTGAAGAAgattgatgaaaat GGGAATGAGATAGAGTCTAACATGTGTCACCAGTGCCAGAGGAATGATAAAGGGAGGGTTGTACGTTGTACTCGATGTATAACAAAGCGTTACTGCGTTCCTTGCATGACTCGGTG GTATCCTCGGATGTCGGAAGAGGATTTTGCTAAAGCTTGCCCTGTTTGTTGTAAGAATTGCaattgcaagagttgcatgCGACTGGTTGGGCCAATTCGG ACATTGAAGAATTTGGAATTGGAATATGATAATGAAGAGAAGATGCTCTATGCTAAATACATTTTGCGAATGCTTCTGCCCTTCTTGATACGATTTCACGCAGAACAAGCATCTGAGAAGGAAATGGAGGCCAAGATACAAG GGTTACCAGCCTCAGAAATCGAACCTCTGAAATCGGATTGTAAGATGAATGAGCGAATTTACTG TGACAACTGCAAAACATCTATTGTTGATTTTCACCGAAGCTGCCCACGATGCTCGTATGACATGTGCCTCACTTGTTGCCGGGAGCTTCGGGATGGATTTCTACGCGGAGGTGATAAAGGAGTAGTCATGCATTATACCAAACAGGAACTTTGTTATATGCATGGTGAATTAGAAACATCTTGTCATGAAGCTAATGAAACGGATCTTCTTGATTTAGATGGTGCTACTTCAGTAAACAATAGGACTTGTGGGGAAGTGACTGATACTATGACCAGGGATGCTATTGAGTTCAAACATGAATGGAAATGTATGGACACAGGTGCCATCCAGTGCCCACCCCATCAGATGGGTGGCTGTGGTGAAGGGATTCTTGAACTGAAGCACATCTTTCCTAATAATCATGTCTCTGAGTTGTTGCTGAAAGTGGAAGAAATAGCCCAAACTCAAAATCTTGAGAACACCCCCCAAAATTTTGAGCAGGAGTGCTCGTGTTTTAATTTTGTTGGTGAAAATACTGACAGGAACAAATTGCGCAAAGCCGCAGCTCGAAAAAACTCAGAGgataattttttatacaatCCAGTAGCGAAAGACCAGCATACTGATTTGATGCATTTTCAATGGCATTGGTCTAAAGGTGAGCCGGTGATTGTCAGTGATGTGCTCGAAACTACGTGTGGTTTGAGCTGGGAGCCTATGGTTATGTGGCGAGCCTTTCGACAGATTACAAATGTTAAACATAAACAGCTACTTGACGTTACTGCTATTAGTTGCTTGGACTGGTGTGAG GTTGATATAAATGTACACCATTTTTTCAAAGGGTATTCAGAGGGTCTATTTGATTCTAGAGATTGGCCTGAGATTCTTAAGTTGAAAGATTGGCCTCCATCTAACTTGTTTGAGGAGCGGTTACCTCGCCATGGTGCCGAGTTTCTCAGCTGCTTGCCTTTCAAGGAATACACACATCCTCGCAGCGGGTACTTAAATCTCGCTGTTAAACTTCCTAAGGAATGTCTGAAGCCGGATTTAGGACCAAAGACATATATTGCTTATGGATTTGCTCCGGAGTTTGGACGGGGTGATTCTGTCACCAAACTGCACTGTGATATGTCTGACGCT GTGAACGTGCTGACCCATTGCGAATCAGTCACCATTAAACCCAAGAATCTCAAGGCAATAAGAAAACTGCGAAAGAAGCATGCTGCCCAGGATAAAAGAGAATTGTATGGAGAGAGTTGGACATTAAATGCAACGTTTGATAAACAGCAACCCAGTGACAGTGAACCATCCAGGCTGAGTGAAAAGGCATCATCACAGGTCTTTGAGGGTTCTAATTCAAGGAATAAAGCTATTAAATCGGCAGCTTCTAATCTTGCAAAAAGAAACACTAAGAATGAAAAACTAGATGAGAAGGTCTGCATTGAAATTCATATGGAAGAACAGAGAGACAGTAATGTAGAGGACCTGATATGTCTCAATGTAGGAAAGAATGGAGCTGATACCTCAGATAAGCAAGACCATATCACTGAGGCTTGCTCTATCAATGAATCTGATGGAAAATGTTGCATAGCAGAGGAAATGATGAAAAATAACAATGCTGAGGTATTTGATGGTGATCAGCATGAGCTGTTAGAATCTTCTGAAAGTGTTGAAAATGACCAGACGAAAGAATGTAGAAAAGATGATAATGGTGCTTCAGTTTCAGGAAATGTATTAGAATGTTTCGGAGACAACGAGGGTGCTCTCTGGGATATTTTTAGGAGGCAGGATGTACCGAAATTGGAGGAATATGTGAAGAGGCATTACAAGGAGTTCAGGCACATCTATTGCAATCCTTTGCCTCAG GTTGTCCATCCCATTCATGATCAAACTGTTTACTTGACAAAGGAGCATAAAAGAAGACTTAAGGAGGAATATG GAATCGAACCATGGACATTTGTTCAAAAACTAGGCGATGCAGTTTTTATACCTGCTGGCTGCCCACATCAAGTCAGGAATTTAAAG TCATGCATAAAGGTTGCCCTTGACTTCGTCTCACCTGAAAACGTTGAAGAGTGTATTCGATTGACTGAGGAATTCCGCATTCTTCCCCAAAATCACAGGGCCAAGGAAGACAAGTTGGAG GTGAAGAAAATGGCGCTTCATGCAATTCGACAAGCTGTAAAAGATCTGGGCGGGAGTTTGAGATCAAACTAG
- the LOC140975084 gene encoding lysine-specific demethylase JMJ29-like isoform X3, with product MDLNFPAEENEAPCSAEEEKMETLYLVEEKMVGETLRKELEDGREESRCLIEEENLGVGENLEALQKVVENGGEETKEKEEVKLGERGGMEIDDLVDKRECGKKRGKRRKEEKIGNFSGNEDCKADGASFMNYDVFSPREPRKSGLLAKEKIEKAVRNENLYDSEVERKQRKNRKKKRSHAGRKMCVKSEPSDSEMVKVEKAEEKPKRGLKRKRREKKNEENDDRDVVDEKIEKKGSHAKGQGRKPLEQGEEEKGEEKYNEGAQNSDKGDHSLRSKNVKTNGALKRKGLKKIDENGNEIESNMCHQCQRNDKGRVVRCTRCITKRYCVPCMTRWYPRMSEEDFAKACPVCCKNCNCKSCMRLVGPIRTLKNLELEYDNEEKMLYAKYILRMLLPFLIRFHAEQASEKEMEAKIQGLPASEIEPLKSDCKMNERIYCDNCKTSIVDFHRSCPRCSYDMCLTCCRELRDGFLRGGDKGVVMHYTKQELCYMHGELETSCHEANETDLLDLDGATSVNNRTCGEVTDTMTRDAIEFKHEWKCMDTGAIQCPPHQMGGCGEGILELKHIFPNNHVSELLLKVEEIAQTQNLENTPQNFEQECSCFNFVGENTDRNKLRKAAARKNSEDNFLYNPVAKDQHTDLMHFQWHWSKGEPVIVSDVLETTCGLSWEPMVMWRAFRQITNVKHKQLLDVTAISCLDWCEVDINVHHFFKGYSEGLFDSRDWPEILKLKDWPPSNLFEERLPRHGAEFLSCLPFKEYTHPRSGYLNLAVKLPKECLKPDLGPKTYIAYGFAPEFGRGDSVTKLHCDMSDAVNVLTHCESVTIKPKNLKAIRKLRKKHAAQDKRELYGESWTLNATFDKQQPSDSEPSRLSEKASSQVFEGSNSRNKAIKSAASNLAKRNTKNEKLDEKVCIEIHMEEQRDSNVEDLICLNVGKNGADTSDKQDHITEACSINESDGKCCIAEEMMKNNNAEVFDGDQHELLESSESVENDQTKECRKDDNGASVSGNVLECFGDNEGALWDIFRRQDVPKLEEYVKRHYKEFRHIYCNPLPQVVHPIHDQTVYLTKEHKRRLKEEYGIEPWTFVQKLGDAVFIPAGCPHQVRNLKVLV from the exons ATGGATTTGAATTTCCCGGCGGAAGAGAATGAGGCTCCGTGTTCGGCGGAGGAGGAAAAGATGGAAACTTTGTATTTAGTGGAGGAAAAAATGGTTGGGGAGACTTTACGGAAAGAGTTGGAAGATGGAAGGGAGGAAAGTCGGTGCTTAATCGAAGAGGAAAATCTCGGCGTGGGAGAAAATTTGGAGGCTTTGCAAAAAGTGGTGGAAAATGGGGGGGAGGAAACGAAAGAAAAGGAAGAAGTGAAACTTGGGGAGAGAGGGGGAATGGAGATTGATGACCTAGTGGACAAGAGAGAGTGTGGGAAGAAGAGGGGTAAGAGACGGAAAGAAGAGAAAATTGGGAATTTTAGTGGAAACGAGGATTGCAAAGCAGATGGGGCTAGTTTTATGAACTATGATGTTTTTAGCCCGAGAGAACCGAGGAAGTCTGGTCTGCTGGCGAAGGAGAAAATAGAGAAAGCAGTTCGGAATGAGAATCTATATGATTCAGAAGTTGAGAGAAAGCAGAGAAAGAACCGGAAGAAAAAGAGGAGTCATGCGGGAAGGAAAATGTGTGTGAAAAGTGAGCCCAGCGACAGTGAGATGGTGAAAGTGGAGAAAGCCGAGGAGAAGCCAAAAAGGGGCCTGAAGAGAAAGAGGAGAGAGAAGAAAAACGAGGAGAACGATGACAGGGATGTGGTAGATGAAAAAATCGAGAAAAAGGGTAGCCATGCCAAAGGTCAGGGGAGAAAGCCATTGGAACAGGGAGAAGAGGAGAAAGGAGAAGAGAAATACAACGAGGGAGCGCAAAATAGTGATAAAGGAGATCATTCTCTTCGATCTAAGAATGTTAAAACCAATGGTGCACTGAAGCGCAAGGGTTTGAAGAAgattgatgaaaat GGGAATGAGATAGAGTCTAACATGTGTCACCAGTGCCAGAGGAATGATAAAGGGAGGGTTGTACGTTGTACTCGATGTATAACAAAGCGTTACTGCGTTCCTTGCATGACTCGGTG GTATCCTCGGATGTCGGAAGAGGATTTTGCTAAAGCTTGCCCTGTTTGTTGTAAGAATTGCaattgcaagagttgcatgCGACTGGTTGGGCCAATTCGG ACATTGAAGAATTTGGAATTGGAATATGATAATGAAGAGAAGATGCTCTATGCTAAATACATTTTGCGAATGCTTCTGCCCTTCTTGATACGATTTCACGCAGAACAAGCATCTGAGAAGGAAATGGAGGCCAAGATACAAG GGTTACCAGCCTCAGAAATCGAACCTCTGAAATCGGATTGTAAGATGAATGAGCGAATTTACTG TGACAACTGCAAAACATCTATTGTTGATTTTCACCGAAGCTGCCCACGATGCTCGTATGACATGTGCCTCACTTGTTGCCGGGAGCTTCGGGATGGATTTCTACGCGGAGGTGATAAAGGAGTAGTCATGCATTATACCAAACAGGAACTTTGTTATATGCATGGTGAATTAGAAACATCTTGTCATGAAGCTAATGAAACGGATCTTCTTGATTTAGATGGTGCTACTTCAGTAAACAATAGGACTTGTGGGGAAGTGACTGATACTATGACCAGGGATGCTATTGAGTTCAAACATGAATGGAAATGTATGGACACAGGTGCCATCCAGTGCCCACCCCATCAGATGGGTGGCTGTGGTGAAGGGATTCTTGAACTGAAGCACATCTTTCCTAATAATCATGTCTCTGAGTTGTTGCTGAAAGTGGAAGAAATAGCCCAAACTCAAAATCTTGAGAACACCCCCCAAAATTTTGAGCAGGAGTGCTCGTGTTTTAATTTTGTTGGTGAAAATACTGACAGGAACAAATTGCGCAAAGCCGCAGCTCGAAAAAACTCAGAGgataattttttatacaatCCAGTAGCGAAAGACCAGCATACTGATTTGATGCATTTTCAATGGCATTGGTCTAAAGGTGAGCCGGTGATTGTCAGTGATGTGCTCGAAACTACGTGTGGTTTGAGCTGGGAGCCTATGGTTATGTGGCGAGCCTTTCGACAGATTACAAATGTTAAACATAAACAGCTACTTGACGTTACTGCTATTAGTTGCTTGGACTGGTGTGAG GTTGATATAAATGTACACCATTTTTTCAAAGGGTATTCAGAGGGTCTATTTGATTCTAGAGATTGGCCTGAGATTCTTAAGTTGAAAGATTGGCCTCCATCTAACTTGTTTGAGGAGCGGTTACCTCGCCATGGTGCCGAGTTTCTCAGCTGCTTGCCTTTCAAGGAATACACACATCCTCGCAGCGGGTACTTAAATCTCGCTGTTAAACTTCCTAAGGAATGTCTGAAGCCGGATTTAGGACCAAAGACATATATTGCTTATGGATTTGCTCCGGAGTTTGGACGGGGTGATTCTGTCACCAAACTGCACTGTGATATGTCTGACGCT GTGAACGTGCTGACCCATTGCGAATCAGTCACCATTAAACCCAAGAATCTCAAGGCAATAAGAAAACTGCGAAAGAAGCATGCTGCCCAGGATAAAAGAGAATTGTATGGAGAGAGTTGGACATTAAATGCAACGTTTGATAAACAGCAACCCAGTGACAGTGAACCATCCAGGCTGAGTGAAAAGGCATCATCACAGGTCTTTGAGGGTTCTAATTCAAGGAATAAAGCTATTAAATCGGCAGCTTCTAATCTTGCAAAAAGAAACACTAAGAATGAAAAACTAGATGAGAAGGTCTGCATTGAAATTCATATGGAAGAACAGAGAGACAGTAATGTAGAGGACCTGATATGTCTCAATGTAGGAAAGAATGGAGCTGATACCTCAGATAAGCAAGACCATATCACTGAGGCTTGCTCTATCAATGAATCTGATGGAAAATGTTGCATAGCAGAGGAAATGATGAAAAATAACAATGCTGAGGTATTTGATGGTGATCAGCATGAGCTGTTAGAATCTTCTGAAAGTGTTGAAAATGACCAGACGAAAGAATGTAGAAAAGATGATAATGGTGCTTCAGTTTCAGGAAATGTATTAGAATGTTTCGGAGACAACGAGGGTGCTCTCTGGGATATTTTTAGGAGGCAGGATGTACCGAAATTGGAGGAATATGTGAAGAGGCATTACAAGGAGTTCAGGCACATCTATTGCAATCCTTTGCCTCAG GTTGTCCATCCCATTCATGATCAAACTGTTTACTTGACAAAGGAGCATAAAAGAAGACTTAAGGAGGAATATG GAATCGAACCATGGACATTTGTTCAAAAACTAGGCGATGCAGTTTTTATACCTGCTGGCTGCCCACATCAAGTCAGGAATTTAAAG GTACTTGTATAG